Proteins from a genomic interval of Kitasatospora herbaricolor:
- the ggt gene encoding gamma-glutamyltransferase, which translates to MRALARIAPPLLLATALVGATVAPAGAAAPPAKVPEAVGYGGAVASVDADATAAGIEVLRKGGNAVDAAVATAAALGVTEPYSAGIGGGGYFVHYDAATGRVSTLDGRETASRTADESLFLEDGKPLAFADAVTSGLSVGVPGTSATWEKALQLWGSRSLGEVLKPAERIAEQGFTVDQTFRDQTAGNEARFRDFPESSRLFLPGGSLPVVGSTLRNPDLAATYRTLGREGTKALYRGPIGADIVQALQHPPVDPASGRVARPGRVDAADLAAYQVARQRPTHVPYRDYDVYGIAPSSSGGTTTGEALGILEDIGAPDADATQYYHHYLEASRIAFADRNRWVGDPRFSDVPAEELLSPRFAAARACLISPDHALTSPLAPGDPRRPAACASAGPAVTETYEGPSTTHLTVADRWGNVVSYTLTIEQTGGSGITVPGRGFLLNNELTDFSFTPNTPGVPDPNLPGPGKRPRSSISPTIVLRDGEPLLAAGSPGGATIITTVLQVLLGRLDRGLSLEQAIAAPRASQRNSAATQAEPAFLALPERARLEALGHVFAVTPEIGAATGVERLADGRWVAAAEPVRRGGGAAAVVRPAR; encoded by the coding sequence ATGAGAGCCCTGGCCCGCATCGCCCCGCCGCTGCTGCTCGCCACCGCACTGGTCGGTGCCACGGTGGCGCCGGCCGGGGCCGCCGCCCCGCCGGCCAAGGTGCCGGAGGCCGTGGGCTACGGCGGCGCGGTGGCCAGCGTGGACGCGGACGCCACGGCGGCCGGCATCGAGGTCCTCCGCAAGGGCGGCAACGCCGTGGACGCGGCGGTCGCGACCGCCGCCGCCCTGGGCGTCACCGAGCCGTACTCGGCCGGGATCGGCGGGGGCGGCTACTTCGTCCACTACGACGCCGCCACCGGCCGGGTCTCCACCCTGGACGGCCGCGAGACGGCCTCCCGCACCGCCGACGAATCGCTCTTCCTGGAGGACGGCAAGCCGCTGGCCTTCGCCGACGCCGTCACCAGCGGCCTCTCCGTAGGGGTCCCCGGCACCTCGGCCACCTGGGAGAAGGCCCTCCAGCTCTGGGGCAGCCGCTCGCTCGGCGAGGTGCTGAAGCCGGCCGAGCGGATCGCCGAACAGGGCTTCACCGTCGACCAGACCTTCCGGGACCAGACGGCCGGCAACGAGGCCCGGTTCCGGGACTTCCCCGAGAGCAGCCGGCTCTTCCTGCCCGGCGGCAGCCTCCCGGTGGTCGGCTCCACCCTGCGCAACCCCGACCTCGCCGCCACCTACCGCACGCTCGGCAGGGAGGGCACCAAGGCGCTCTACCGGGGCCCGATCGGCGCCGACATCGTCCAGGCGCTGCAGCACCCGCCGGTCGACCCGGCGTCCGGGCGGGTGGCCAGGCCCGGCCGGGTGGACGCCGCCGACCTGGCGGCCTACCAGGTCGCCCGACAGCGGCCCACCCACGTCCCCTACCGCGACTACGACGTGTACGGGATCGCGCCGTCCAGCTCCGGCGGCACCACCACCGGCGAGGCCCTCGGCATCCTGGAGGACATCGGGGCCCCCGACGCGGACGCCACCCAGTACTACCACCACTACCTGGAGGCCAGCCGGATCGCCTTCGCCGACCGCAACCGCTGGGTCGGCGACCCGCGCTTCTCCGACGTGCCCGCCGAGGAACTGCTCTCGCCGCGCTTCGCGGCGGCCCGGGCCTGCCTCATCAGCCCCGACCACGCGCTGACCAGCCCGCTGGCCCCGGGCGACCCGCGCCGTCCGGCCGCCTGCGCGAGCGCCGGCCCGGCCGTCACCGAGACGTACGAGGGCCCGAGCACCACCCACCTCACCGTCGCCGACCGGTGGGGCAACGTGGTCTCCTACACCCTGACGATCGAGCAGACCGGCGGCAGCGGCATCACCGTGCCCGGGCGCGGCTTCCTGCTGAACAACGAGCTGACCGACTTCTCCTTCACCCCCAACACCCCGGGCGTGCCGGACCCGAACCTCCCCGGCCCCGGCAAGCGGCCGCGCTCCTCCATCTCGCCGACGATCGTGCTGCGCGACGGCGAGCCCCTGCTGGCGGCCGGCTCGCCGGGCGGCGCCACCATCATCACCACCGTCCTGCAGGTGCTGCTGGGCCGGCTGGACCGCGGCCTCAGCCTGGAGCAGGCGATCGCCGCGCCCCGGGCCAGCCAGCGCAACAGCGCCGCGACCCAGGCCGAGCCGGCCTTCCTGGCGCTGCCCGAGCGGGCCCGGCTGGAGGCGCTCGGGCACGTCTTCGCGGTCACCCCCGAGATCGGCGCCGCCACCGGCGTCGAGCGGCTGGCGGACGGGCGCTGGGTGGCGGCGGCCGAGCCGGTCCGGCGCGGCGGCGGCGCGGCGGCCGTGGTCCGGCCCGCGCGGTAG
- a CDS encoding exodeoxyribonuclease III: MTVRIATWNINSVTARLPKLLEWLESAEPDVLCLQELKCSTEAFPHEAVKELGYDTAAHGTGRWNGVAILSRIGLEDVVRGLPEQPGYLADDALLADVEPRAIAATCGPVRVWSVYVPNGREVDHAHYRYKLDWLESLRRAVVEDAAGARPFAVLGDFNIAPTDEDVYDVAAFAGLTHVTPPERASLGNLREAGLQDVVPRPLKYDHPYTYWDYRQLAFPKNRGMRIDLTYGNKAFADAVTDSYVDREARKGKGTSDHAPVVVDLDL, from the coding sequence GTGACCGTCCGCATCGCCACCTGGAACATCAACTCCGTCACCGCGCGGCTGCCCAAGCTGCTGGAGTGGCTGGAGAGCGCCGAACCCGACGTGCTCTGCCTCCAGGAGCTCAAGTGCTCCACCGAGGCCTTCCCGCACGAGGCGGTCAAGGAGCTCGGCTACGACACGGCCGCGCACGGCACCGGCCGCTGGAACGGCGTCGCGATCCTCTCCCGGATCGGCCTGGAGGACGTCGTGCGCGGACTGCCCGAGCAGCCCGGCTACCTCGCCGACGACGCGCTGCTGGCCGACGTGGAGCCCCGGGCGATCGCCGCCACCTGCGGGCCGGTGCGGGTCTGGTCGGTGTACGTGCCCAACGGCCGCGAGGTCGACCACGCGCACTACCGCTACAAGCTGGACTGGCTGGAGTCGCTGCGCCGGGCCGTCGTCGAGGACGCGGCCGGCGCGCGCCCCTTCGCCGTCCTCGGCGACTTCAACATCGCCCCCACCGACGAGGACGTCTACGACGTCGCGGCCTTCGCCGGACTGACGCACGTGACCCCGCCGGAGCGCGCCAGCCTGGGCAACCTGCGCGAGGCCGGCCTGCAGGACGTGGTGCCGCGCCCGCTGAAGTACGACCACCCGTACACCTACTGGGACTACCGCCAGCTGGCCTTCCCCAAGAACCGCGGCATGCGGATCGACCTCACGTACGGCAACAAGGCCTTCGCGGACGCGGTGACGGACAGCTACGTCGACCGCGAGGCGCGCAAGGGCAAGGGGACGTCGGACCACGCGCCGGTCGTGGTCGACCTGGACCTCTGA
- a CDS encoding lysoplasmalogenase translates to MSLSTTTRAAVGGRLRAARGLLTGFAATSVAHLGAILTHTPGLQHATKPALMPLLAAHSLASTERAPKLLAPALMLSAGGDILLQAGGDTAFLAGMGSFAAAHVCYVTMFVRRGALDDRRRTAVVAAAYAAAWAVMISQLWPGLGDLRIPVAVYSLLLTSTAVTSARLGLRTGLGGALFLLSDTLIATQLADWRELPGHQFWVMATYIVAQYLLASGTLRAHREDGPDGTDGIADPDGPDGTGLREEPGREPRPATA, encoded by the coding sequence ATGAGCCTCAGCACCACGACCCGTGCCGCCGTCGGCGGGCGCCTGCGCGCCGCCCGCGGCCTGCTCACCGGCTTCGCCGCGACCTCGGTCGCGCACCTGGGCGCGATCCTCACCCACACCCCCGGTCTCCAGCACGCCACCAAGCCGGCGCTGATGCCGCTGCTGGCGGCGCACAGCCTGGCGAGCACCGAGCGCGCGCCCAAGCTGCTCGCGCCCGCGCTGATGCTGAGCGCCGGGGGCGACATCCTGCTGCAGGCGGGCGGCGACACCGCCTTCCTGGCCGGCATGGGCTCGTTCGCGGCCGCGCACGTCTGCTACGTGACCATGTTCGTGCGGCGCGGCGCGCTGGACGACCGGCGGCGGACCGCCGTGGTGGCGGCGGCCTACGCGGCGGCGTGGGCGGTCATGATCAGCCAGCTCTGGCCGGGCCTCGGCGACCTCAGGATCCCGGTGGCGGTGTACAGCCTGCTGCTCACCTCGACCGCCGTCACCTCGGCCCGGCTAGGCCTGCGGACCGGCCTGGGCGGGGCACTGTTCCTGCTCTCCGACACTCTGATCGCCACCCAGCTGGCCGACTGGCGGGAGCTGCCGGGCCACCAGTTCTGGGTGATGGCGACGTACATCGTCGCCCAGTACCTGCTGGCGAGCGGCACCCTGCGCGCCCACCGGGAGGACGGACCGGACGGGACCGACGGCATCGCCGACCCGGACGGCCCGGACGGGACCGGCCTGCGGGAGGAGCCGGGCCGGGAACCGCGGCCGGCCACGGCCTGA